The Porites lutea chromosome 4, jaPorLute2.1, whole genome shotgun sequence genome contains a region encoding:
- the LOC140935972 gene encoding histone acetyltransferase KAT6B-like: MARGRSGVAKDKDKDKDREPDPKYALWIIAAIGKVKGQKQRPSEDRISHILETVYGLDQQVALEQLELCVKAGKVLKVVFKDKASYKDPAKVPKHMRGTVEKPKDFMKFIKEALESVGDENGCTQQQIANYITDRHAESLDSSSDTQTRLKEALKKGLASSTFIKEGRYYRLASLPKPIKKKKVDASTFCGFCLGTADCNKDGEEEELISCADCGNSGHPLCLKYSPQLTARIKQEPWQCIECKVCSVCRDAGNADNLLFCDACDKGFHMECLSPPMTETPTGSWVCSGCKVKTPGRKKKGQVETPITSPPRRKIQPQATAEVQGSSGMCPTPGCDGSGHINGRFTSHRSLPACPVANESKKVEEDTKPIEETPRRRPGRPPASTKSTPATPLSPTSPRKQQQLPPGVTEEDLALFKQAQEKANAAMNLDTTTPLVPSTRSPPLIQFGRYEIVTWYSSPYPQEYARLPKLYLCEFCLKYMKSSSILMRHMTKCKWFHPPANEIYRKDDISVFEVDGAVNKIYCQNLCLLAKLFLDHKTLYYDVEPFLFYALTKNDKKGCHLVGYFSKEKSCQQKYNVSCIMTMPHCQRQGYGRLLIDFSYLLSRIEGQPGSPEKPLSDLGLISYRSYWKSILLEYLHDHKERHVTIRGISKATGMDPHDIAATLQILNMVHKRDGKFVLCVNQRLISAHMDKLKKSNRTVLDPDALRWTPLVHTNMALVDKENESVNGTHGEGKNSISDSPEGNMGNPEDTGVDILNGSHTENAKDGMILNGNAEEEDGNVFEDDDEGPIVRPRKRRRSNTLSDSGSEKPEGKPEEDGDGKSAKEEADSDPAAQSKLNRVVSGTGTVKKRMKLNDEEPREDASEDTADNSDSEDSASSSSASSSSSSSSEDSDNGEPMENNDDDTAEDTRKGSEGGTSESSSEANNSPTHVYAGFGSQPSNRVPLASLADAQIGMDPNFSRLSPSFECKEANTSDNLTVDQDMNPVEDFPDTDSTALIKELSEEVFSIGATPSLGGQHSSDDEI; this comes from the exons ATGGCCAGGGGAAGAAGTGGAGTGGCAAAAGACAAGGACAAGGACAAGGATCGTGAGCCAGATCCTAAGTATGCACTCTGGATAATTGCGGCGATAGGCAAGGTCAAAGGGCAAAAGCAACGTCCTAGTGAGGATCGGATTTCCCACATTCTAGAGACTGTTTATGGATTGGACCAGCAGGTGGCACTGGAACAACTTGAGCTTTGCGTCAAAGCAGGGAAAGTCCTGAAAGTAGTTTTCAAGGACAAAGCCTCCTACAAGGACCCTGCTAAGGTTCCAAAGCATATGCGGGGAACTGTAGAAAAGCCGAAAGATTTCATGAAATTTATCAAGGAAGCTCTAGAGAGTGTTGGGGATGAGAATGGATGCACACAACAACAAATTGCTAATTATATAACTGATCGACATGCAGAGAGTTTGGATTCAAGTAGTGATACTCAAACACGACTCAAAGAAGCCCTCAAGAAAGGACTTGCTTCTTCAACCTTTATCAAGGAGGGACGATATTACAGGCTTGCTTCACTGCCAAAG CctataaagaagaagaaagttgATGCAAGCACCTTCTGTGGGTTTTGTCTGGGAACAGCTGACTGTAATAAGGATGGTGAAGAGGAAGAGCTTATTTCTTGTGCTGATTGTGGAAACAGTG gTCACCCCTTATGCCTGAAGTACTCTCCTCAGCTAACAGCTCGTATAAAGCAAGAACCCTGGCAGTGCATTGAGTGTAAAGTGTGCTCTGTCTGTCGTGATGCTGGAAATGCC GATAACCTTTTGTTTTGTGATGCATGCGACAAAGGATTTCACATGGAATGTCTGTCACCTCCTATGACTGAAACACCTACAG GTAGCTGGGTTTGTTCAGGGTGTAAAGTCAAAACACctggaaggaaaaagaaaggacaAGTTGAAACACCTATAACCAGCCCACCACGCAGAAAAATTCAGCCACAGGCAACAGCTGAAGTTCAAGG GTCAAGTGGTATGTGTCCAACTCCGGGATGTGATGGTTCAGGGCATATCAATGGACGATTTACATCTCACAGAAG TCTTCCAGCTTGCCCAGTTGCAAATGAAAGCAAAAAGGTGGAGGAAGATACTAAGCCCATTGAGGAAACGCCCAGGAGGCGACCAGGCAGACCGCCTGCATCAACCAAGTCTACCCCTGCAACTCCATTGTCGCCTACATCACCTAGGAAACAACAGCAACTACCGCCTG GAGTCACAGAGGAAGATTTAGCACTTTTCAAACAAGCTCAAGAGAAAGCCAATGCTGCAATGAACCTGGACACCACAACTCCTCTTGTGCCGAGCACACGATCACCACCACTAATCCAGTTTGGTCGCTATGAGATTGTCACATGGTATTCGTCACCATACCCTCAGGAGTATGCTAG ACTTCCAAAGCTTTACTTGTGCGAGTTTTGCTTGAAGTACATGAAGAGTTCAAGCATTTTGATGCGTCATATG ACAAAGTGTAAATGGTTTCATCCTCCAGCGAACGAAATTTACCGTAAAGACGATATCTCTGTGTTTGAAGTGGATGGTGCCGTTAACAAG ATCTATTGCCAGAACTTATGTCTGTTAGCCAAACTGTTTCTTGATCACAAGACTCTGTATTATGACGTGGAACCATTCCTGTTCTATGCCTTAACGAAAAACGACAAGAAGGGCTGCCATTTAGTGGGCTACTTCTCCAAG GAAAAGTCGTGTCAACAAAAGTACAACGTATCTTGTATCATGACCATGCCGCACTGTCAAAGACAAGGATATGGCCGGCTACTGATCGACTTCA GTTACCTGTTGTCGAGAATCGAAGGCCAACCCGGTTCACCTGAGAAACCTTTGTCAGATCTCGGTTTAATCAGTTATCGCAGCTACTGGAAAAGCATTTTGCTCGAGTACCTGCATGATCACAAAGAACGACATGTTACCATAAGAG GCATAAGCAAGGCGACTGGGATGGATCCACACGACATCGCCGCTACACTGCAGATTCTTAACATGGTGCACAAACGTGACGGCAA GTTTGTGCTGTGTGTTAACCAACGCCTTATCAGCGCTCACATGGACAAGCTGAAAAAGAGTAACCGTACTGTGCTGGATCCCGATGCTCTTAGGTGGACGCCCCTGGTACACACCAACATGGCGCTTGTCGACAAGGAGAACGAATCAGTCAATGGGACTCATGGGGAGGGAAAAAATAGTATCAGTGACAGTCCCGAGGGGAACATGGGAAACCCCGAGGATACCGGGGTGGATATTCTTAACGGTAGTCATACTGAAAACGCCAAGGACGGGATGATTTTAAACGGAAATGCTGAGGAGGAAGATGGAAATGTGTTCGAGGACGATGACGAGGGACCGATTGTTCGCCCGAGAAAGCGCCGAAGAAGTAATACGCTTTCCGATAGCGGTTCCGAAAAACCCGAAGGGAAGCCGGAGGAGGATGGCGATGGGAAATCTGCGAAAGAAGAAGCAGATTCTGATCCAGCGGCGCAGAGCAAGTTGAATAGAGTAGTATCTGGTACAGGCACCGTTAAAAAGAGAATGAAATTAAACGACGAGGAGCCGAGAGAGGATGCGAGCGAAGATACTGCGGATAATTCGGACTCCGAAGATTCGGCGTCGTCATCGTCGGCGTCATCTTCGTCTTCGTCCTCGTCCGAAGACAGCGATAACGGCGAGCCCATGGAGAACAATGATGATGACACTGCCGAAGATACCCGAAAGGGTTCCGAAGGTGGAACGAGTGAATCTTCTTCCGAAGCGAACAACTCGCCTACCCACGTGTACGCCGGTTTTGGAAGCCAACCAAGTAATCGAGTTCCCCTGGCTAGCTTAGCGGATGCGCAGATCGGAATGGATCCAAATTTCTCGAGATTGTCTCCTAGTTTTGAGTGCAAGGAGGCTAACACATCTGATAACTTAACTGTAGACCAAGATATGAATCCGGTTGAGGATTTCCCTGACACGGATAGCACGGCGCTCATTAAAGAACTATCCGAGGAGGTGTTCTCTATAGGAGCCACGCCTTCTTTAGGGGGGCAGCACTCTTCCGATGATGAGATTTGA
- the LOC140935971 gene encoding apoptosis regulator R1-like — translation MMPMGHENLLQSFQEIVRDYVGYKLRQRNIFLPGYHVDSTSPAARHLRRVADELIEENRQLFETMCDQLHLTPASTYATFVGIADEIFQTGTNWGRIVAFLAFGATLVVYCASREDLAQLIENIVEWISLYMNQNLGPWINSNGGWDGFIDFFTTDEGPSDNNASGWRVAAVAGLGLGALLMLACR, via the exons ATGATGCCTATGGGACACGAAAATCTATTGCAGTCATTTCAGGAGATTGTCAGGGACTACGTCGGCTACAAACTTCGGCAAAGGAATATTTTCTTGCCTGGATATCATGTGGATTCAACTTCGCCAGCGGCTCGTCATTTGCGACGAGTCGCTGACGAATTGATAGAAGAAAACAGACAATTATTCGAAACCATGTGCGATCAGCTTCATCTAACGCCTGCATCAACGTATGCTACTTTTGTGGGAATAGCGGACGAAATTTTCCAGACAGGAACTAACTGGGGTCGGATAGTAGCTTTTCTGGCGTTCGGGGCCACGTTGGTCGTGTACTGTGCCTCAAGAGAGGATTTGGCGCAACTTATTGAGAACATCGTTGAATGGATTTCGTTGTACATGAACCAGAATCTTGGTCCTTGGATTAACAGTAATGGCGGATGG gatggATTTATTGACTTCTTCACGACAGACGAGGGTCCTTCTGACAATAACGCGAGTGGCTGGCGTGTAGCTGCTGTAGCTGGCCTTGGGCTGGGAGCCCTTCTTATGTTAGCATGCAGATGA